The genomic stretch GTGGTGTGCGCATCCACAGGCTCTCTGCCGATGAAGCCAAAAATCTCGAGCATCCACACCTAGAGCGATGTGGTCGGTGTGCGTCTGATAGGTACTCGAAGAAGTTTGGCGAGTGTCGAACCGTATTTCTTGGTGAGGAGCGCCTTATGCATGGCACCTGCACGAACTGCATCTACAACGGCAGCTATAGTGCGTGCTCTATGACCTGTAAGTTCCCGAAGATGGCTCAGACGAGCTGTTCTTCCTGCTTCCGACTATTTGCTAACATAATTTATAGGTAGCAACGCTGAGAACGTCTTCACTTCCGCCGATTTGCTCTCGGCTGATTCTCTGCCTACCGGTCCCGTTTCTTCTCGCACTCGCCTACAACTCGGACATACCGCCGCTGAAGCTGAAGATTGCTATGACCGTAGTACTGTTGCATGGTGCAAGTTAGGTCACCTTGATTTGCCGTCGAAGTACTGTTCAGAAAAGGACAAAGACTACCGCCCGCATTCTAAGTTGCGTCCCTTTGATTTGATCAACTGGGGTCCCGATGGTCCTTCGGAAGGGCTTGAAGCAGAGAATGAAGCTCTAATGATTTCGCGTGGTCgcaaggcgaagaagaagaagaagcggATGCTGGCTGCGCTGAACGCTACTCAGAAAGCTGAGCGTAAGAAACGCCAGCGTGATCGCCGCCGTCAGCGCAGAGCTAAGCTCGACCAGGACGCTGAAGCTTATCGTGTCGCTAAGAGTTTGACTGAGTTCGCTGGGCAAGCAATTCAATCTGATGAGGAGGCTGAAGCCGTGTCAGACCACGAAGCTGATCATCCCTCGGCTGCTGTTCAGGGTGAAGAGAATCCGACCCTTGAGGGTCATACACCTACTCCTGAGGTCTTGTcggaagaggaggaagaggcgGATAGGCTCCCTGAGCTAGGCCCGAGCGAAGTTCAGACTCCTGAGCCTGCCAATCCtaagaagaagagcaagaagTCTAAGAAGAAGCGGTCCGCAAGTGacaagaagaaagagaaacAGCGGTTGAAGAATCTGCGTCGGTGAAGGTTTGTAGCATGGTAGATCCATGATATACCGCTGATTACCATTCGGTGGTTTAGCTCGCCTCCCTCGCTCAGGGAACTAACACCTCGGATTTGCGCAACTAGAGAAATGAACGATACTCAGATGCATCAAAGCCCTTTCTCACCCGAGGCACCACCGCTACTGCTCTCCTAGTCTTGCTCAATGCTCGCGCAATATCTGCATCTTCAGCAACATCTTGTGGCACGTTCGCCAAAGGTTGCTGAGCGGGATTCGAACGCCGCAGATTGTAACGTCTTTCTATACTAGGCTGCGCACCTGATGACCCTTGCATCGGAGCATCCTGACCATATATCGGATCTGCAGAGGTTTCTTGTGCTAGTGATTCCTGCATCGTTTCATCTCCGCTATCGTCTAGTATATCTTCTGGGTGTAAGTCGCGGAGCTCCATAACTGTGCGCTGGATAAACTTCTTTAGTCTGTTACCCGGCGTGTGGCTTCTAAAAGGCGTTCCGTCAAGCTCTTCAAGGTTATACCATCCTTTCTCATGGCAGGCCCGGATACGGAAGGGCCCAGTCCACTTAGGCAAAAACTTGGTGAGCGTCGATCGGTCGTTCTCATGAAAGGAGTCCCGTAATAGCACTAGATCGCCAGCCTCTAAAGGGTTTTTCCGAAGAACCTTCGAGTCATCAAAGTAGTCTTTGTTCTCTTGTCTTAGCCGAACCGTCCTGTTGATTGCCTCCTGCAGACGCTCATCCCTTCGACTAAATTGCTGAGCTCTCATCGCTAGGAGCGTAGGCGTATCCTTGACTTCTGCCCAAGGGAGTGTCTGCCAAGTGGGTATGGATAGTTCTACCGGGAGAATATGCTCTCTTCCCGAAACAAGGTAGGCTGGAGTCTCTTGCGTAGATCGCTTGACTGTTGTTCGGTCCGCCCATAAGACATTAGCTAGGTTGTCAACCCAGTTGCCTCGAAGCTTCTTCAGCGCCGCTACTATCGGTGCATGCCCCCGCTCTATCAACCCTTGTCCTTGAGGATGGTATGCGCTAGAAATGACTCGGTTGATACCCCATTGGCGTTGCAAGTCTTCCACTAGCCCTTTGTTCTCTGGGCCGCCATCAGCTGACATCTTGAGTGGTAGACCCCATCTGCTAAAGACATCGTTGATCAGGAACTTCTGAACGGATTTCGAGTCATTCTTGGCCAGCGCTTTGGCTTCCGGCCATCCTGATGCATAGTCTCGAGCGACAATCAGATACTTGCGACCATTCAGGCCTGGTGGCATATGAACAACATCGATTGTAATCCAGCCGAATAGCAAAGAAGGGGGTTCCGTAGGCCAAAGTGCTTCTTGTACTGTCGCCGACGCGTGCAGCTGGCATTCAGAACAGGATTGAACATACTTCTTGACTTGCTCATACTGTCCCTTCCAGTGGTAGCGGGTCCAAACCTTCCGCCAAGTTCCTTCTTTGCCGCGATGCCCAGAGTTGTCGTGGAGCTCTCTAATAATCTCTTGCTGTTGGGCTGGGTCGTCTACTACTCTGCGCAATGGTCGTCCTCCACTTGGCAGTGTGAAGAGGTGGCGCTCCCTGACCGTCATTCGGAGGGCTTTTTGCTTGAACTTCCGAAATTCCGCTTTGTTGAGATGCTCCGGCCTCTTCCTAAAAAGGATCCATGCTGCAAGCTGTTGCGACTCCTCCGAGTAGCAGTCGTCTAAGGGCTTGTCCGAAAATGAGAGGTCCGCTGGGCAGCAGCCATACTGGAGTGCCGGCGTTGTGTCGTATATCTCTTGAACCACCAGCTGAACAGCGTTTAGATGAGCCTCGATGAAGTCCTCAACATCCTCTTCCGGCTCTTCTGGGGGCTCCCAGCTCTCAGGCTCAGGCCGGCGCGAAAGGGCATCAGCGACAACGTTCTTCTTTCCTGAAACGTGAACAATGTCGAAATCCCAGAGATTAAGGAGGGCTAGCCACCTTGTGACAAGGGCACCCGGAAGGTCTGTGGCACTACGCTGGAGCTGGGCAACAAGTGTCTTTGCGTCGGTCTCCACTGTGAAACGTACACCGTAAAGGTATGAGCGAAGCTTCTTTAGCGTAAGGAGCAGGGCCTTGCATTCATGCTTGCCCGAGTCCCAATTTCTTTCCGAGACTGACCATACTCCACTTTCATAGCGAACTGGGTGCCTGTGTCCATTAGCGTCCACTTGCATGATGACTGCTCCCCAGCCTTTCTTGCTACCATCCACTGCTAcgcagactccgcaacaatcaatcgattgacatgattgattcctatataggttaaagaattacttcattaggcagcctttaacctagataggaatcaatcatgccgatccgattgattgttgcggagtctgctgCTACGATGATCGCTCGGAGCGGCTCGCTGTAGTCAATGGATACTAATGCCGGGGTGTTGCACAGCGCTTCTTTTAGAAAGTTCATGGCTGACTGCTGTTCGACTAGCCAAACGAAGGGCGCATTCTTCCGTAGAAGAAGGAAAAGAGGCTCCGCTACTATTGCAAATCCGATAATCCAGATGCGATAATACACGCACATGCCGAGGAATATTCGGACCTCCTTTTGGTTCTTCGGGTTTGGCCAAGTGCGTATCTTTTCAACCTTCTTCATGTCCGGATGACGACCATGTTTATCAATACGATACCCAACAACAATCATAGATGCGTAGCAGAAATCTGACTTGTGTCCAGAGATAGTTGCACCTGCTCTCTCGATGTCTGCTAGGACTTGATCTATGTTCGAAAGGTGCTCAGCCACATAACGGCGGATGCCCGGCTCAATTTCTTCCTCGTTGTACGTCGTCTTCGGCCCTTTGACACAGACGTCGTCCAGATATGGCATGCAGCGGTGAGGAATATGATCCCGACAGATCTTCGTCATGACTCTGACGAACTCCGCAATTGAGTTTGTTGTACCCATAGGTAGAGTGCATTGCCGGACTAGTCCGAGAGGCGTTGCGAAAGCTGTAATGTCCCTTGAGTTCTTATGCAACTCTACTTGATCGTATCCAGAAAAGAAGTCCATGAGAGACATAATAACACAACCTGCAAACTCTTCTGAAAACTCATCGGGGTTTGGCGGAGGATTGGCATCCCGAATGGTAACTCCGTTGATCTTCTGGGCGTTGTTGATTAATCGGTATCCTTTGTCTTTCTTGGCCACTAAGAACCAGGGGTTGCGATACTGGCTTTTACATAATTCCAAGGTGCCTCTGTTAATACGATCCTGGATCATCTCAATAACAATCTCCCGAAGCTTCCTCGGAACTGGAAATTGGTCTACTCTCCAGGCTTTGTGCGGTACTGTGTCGATCACAACTGGCGGAATAACCTCTCTACTCACTCTACCTGACTCTCGGAAGTCCCATGCCAGGGCAGCTTCCCTTCGGAACAAGAGCTCTTCGAGTAGCTGTCGCTCCCTAGGCCAAAGATCTGGTGATATCTTCATTTCCTTAAGCCGTTCGGGCGTGACTCTCGTACCCCTTGGGAAATCTGCATAGCGAGGCTCAAAGTATTGAGCGAAAGGTGCTCGGG from Pyrenophora tritici-repentis strain M4 chromosome 1, whole genome shotgun sequence encodes the following:
- a CDS encoding rve multi-domain protein, producing MQVDANGHRHPVRYESGVWSVSERNWDSGKHECKALLLTLKKLRSYLYGVRFTVETDAKTLVAQLQRSATDLPGALVTRWLALLNLWDFDIVHVSGKKNVVADALSRRPEPESWEPPEEPEEDVEDFIEAHLNAVQLVVQEIYDTTPALQYGCCPADLSFSDKPLDDCYSEESQQLAAWILFRKRPEHLNKAEFRKFKQKALRMTVRERHLFTLPSGGRPLRRVVDDPAQQQEIIRELHDNSGHRGKEGTWRKVWTRYHWKGQYEQVKKYVQSCSECQLHASATVQEALWPTEPPSLLFGWITIDVVHMPPGLNGRKYLIVARDYASGWPEAKALAKNDSKSVQKFLINDVFSRWGLPLKMSADGGPENKGLVEDLQRQWGINRVISSAYHPQGQGLIERGHAPIVAALKKLRGNWVDNLANVLWADRTTVKRSTQETPAYLVSGREHILPVELSIPTWQTLPWAEVKDTPTLLAMRAQQFSRRDERLQEAINRTVRLRQENKDYFDDSKVLRKNPLEAGDLVLLRDSFHENDRSTLTKFLPKWTGPFRIRACHEKGWYNLEELDGTPFRSHTPGNRLKKFIQRTVMELRDLHPEDILDDSGDETMQESLAQETSADPIYGQDAPMQGSSGAQPSIERRYNLRRSNPAQQPLANVPQDVAEDADIARALSKTRRAVAVVPRVRKGFDASEYRSFL